Proteins from a single region of Deltaproteobacteria bacterium:
- a CDS encoding ornithine cyclodeaminase family protein yields the protein MLLIADPDVQQVLRVEDIIDDMERAFAEEARGIAVNKPRTRYKVPPDPDSDGYMANIIPGAVPSSGVAALRYDSMVVRERMVEGLKRMDYPYPARRSWGFVLLFNLEDAEPLAIIHDFSLSAIRVGATTGVATRALSREDSRVVGLFGSGNEAVQNLAAICAVRDVREVRVYSVTKEHRERFAMEMTGRLDIQVRPVDNARAVVEGADIVMCATNASTPVFDGDWLVPGQLVTTIVNTDGVHRRTEADATTFTRADLVVLNNKETSLHNQQREMLDLIDEGKIGWDKICELGQVLIGENPGRKSADDIIYYKSNTGVGIQFAAAGAVIYEECKKRGLGRELPTEWFGADLGEWLDKGYSPSP from the coding sequence ATGCTTTTGATCGCCGACCCTGACGTGCAACAGGTCCTTCGGGTGGAGGACATCATCGACGACATGGAGCGGGCCTTTGCCGAGGAGGCGCGGGGGATCGCGGTCAACAAGCCGCGTACGCGCTACAAGGTGCCGCCAGACCCCGATTCCGACGGTTACATGGCAAACATCATTCCGGGTGCGGTGCCGAGTTCCGGGGTGGCGGCGCTGCGCTACGACTCCATGGTGGTGCGGGAGCGGATGGTGGAGGGGCTCAAGCGCATGGACTATCCGTATCCGGCGCGCCGGAGCTGGGGCTTCGTTTTGTTGTTCAACCTGGAGGACGCGGAACCACTCGCTATCATTCACGACTTCAGCCTGTCCGCGATCCGGGTGGGCGCCACCACCGGCGTGGCGACCCGGGCGCTGTCGCGGGAGGACAGCCGGGTGGTGGGGTTGTTCGGCTCGGGCAACGAGGCGGTGCAGAATCTGGCGGCGATCTGCGCGGTGCGGGACGTGCGCGAGGTGCGCGTATACAGCGTCACCAAGGAGCACCGGGAACGGTTCGCCATGGAGATGACGGGCCGGCTCGATATCCAGGTGCGCCCGGTGGACAACGCCCGGGCGGTGGTGGAAGGCGCGGACATCGTCATGTGCGCCACCAACGCCAGCACGCCGGTGTTCGATGGCGATTGGCTGGTGCCCGGCCAGTTGGTCACAACCATCGTCAACACCGACGGAGTGCATCGCCGCACCGAGGCGGATGCCACCACCTTCACGCGGGCGGATCTCGTCGTGCTCAACAACAAGGAGACCTCCCTGCACAACCAGCAGCGCGAGATGCTCGACCTCATCGACGAGGGCAAGATCGGCTGGGACAAGATCTGCGAGCTGGGGCAGGTTCTCATCGGCGAGAACCCCGGCCGCAAGAGCGCGGACGACATCATTTATTACAAGAGCAACACCGGGGTCGGCATACAGTTCGCCGCCGCGGGCGCGGTGATCTACGAGGAGTGCAAGAAGAGGGGGCTCGGCCGCGAGCTGCCCACCGAGTGGTTCGGCGCGGACCTGGGCGAGTGGCTGGACAAGGGCTACTCGCCGTCGCCGTAG
- a CDS encoding amidohydrolase family protein has protein sequence MIVDFQHHYVPKEIAQKHGLYSETPSFAKLDTGVPRLTMHARLYDAEMQLRDMDDAGVDVSVLSCLLGWDATLEDNRAINDSLAELQRRYPDRFVGLAQAPLLGGAPAMAEFDRAVGELGLHGVATTSQFRGLPLDSEQLFPFYEKVSALDVPVFVHPAMVPEGYGLLLDYDLARILGREVDLAVAATRIVAGGVLERFPDLKFVIGHFGGGIAGVKDRLVAKAYRFGTLDKPFEHYFDMLYFDMAGFEGGTVALGCAFQGIRSDRMVFATDYPQDFTGVSTDTGKGMTALREYIDAIRGLPLTDAEKDAIMGGTAAKLLKLDS, from the coding sequence ATGATCGTCGATTTCCAACATCACTACGTACCCAAGGAGATCGCCCAGAAGCACGGGCTCTATTCCGAGACGCCGTCCTTCGCCAAGCTCGACACCGGCGTGCCGCGGCTGACCATGCACGCGCGGCTCTACGACGCCGAGATGCAGCTCCGGGACATGGACGACGCCGGGGTGGACGTGTCGGTGCTCTCCTGTCTCCTGGGTTGGGACGCCACCCTGGAGGACAACCGCGCCATCAACGACAGCCTGGCGGAGTTGCAGCGTCGCTATCCGGACCGCTTCGTCGGCTTGGCGCAGGCGCCGCTCCTGGGCGGCGCGCCCGCCATGGCCGAGTTCGACCGGGCCGTCGGCGAACTGGGGCTCCACGGCGTCGCCACAACCTCCCAGTTCCGCGGCCTGCCGCTGGACTCCGAGCAGCTATTTCCGTTCTACGAGAAGGTCAGCGCCCTGGACGTGCCCGTCTTCGTCCATCCCGCCATGGTGCCCGAGGGCTACGGGCTGCTGCTGGACTACGACCTGGCGCGCATCCTGGGCCGGGAGGTGGACCTGGCGGTGGCCGCCACGCGCATCGTCGCCGGTGGCGTGCTGGAGCGCTTTCCCGACCTCAAGTTCGTCATCGGCCACTTCGGCGGCGGCATCGCCGGCGTGAAGGACCGGCTGGTGGCCAAGGCCTATCGCTTCGGCACGCTGGACAAGCCCTTCGAGCATTACTTCGACATGCTCTACTTCGACATGGCGGGCTTCGAAGGGGGCACCGTGGCGTTGGGCTGCGCTTTCCAGGGGATCCGTTCCGACCGGATGGTGTTCGCCACCGACTATCCCCAGGACTTTACCGGTGTCAGTACGGATACGGGCAAGGGCATGACCGCGCTCAGGGAATACATCGACGCCATCCGGGGCCTGCCGTTGACCGACGCCGAGAAGGACGCGATCATGGGCGGCACGGCGGCGAAGCTGTTGAAGCTGGATTCGTGA
- a CDS encoding Gfo/Idh/MocA family oxidoreductase, which translates to MILAIDHHDAERLLDMPTSLAVLEEVYRDLGTGAAITSPRIDLLTPDSYVDGNGNTLPGAHSLKTMSAATQKYAAIRFLTDKLFWQERDGSFRRDRTPGTRRSHSVTRGLLFLFSLENGDLLAMVSEGHIRNLRVGAAAGLAARYLAKPDAATVGVLGTGFMAGAHVDAMLNVTDGIKSIRVFSPNPEHRKRFVEDPRWENCPDVSAVHSAEEAMRGSDIVIIATNALTPVIQTAWLEPGMYVCSVRHCEIAPDTFGRFDVLAVNSRDNLGPTVFVAKNDKGPLPQQVLLDIDKGYPPGDAVDIDWAHTPDLPDLLLNRHPGRTDSEQITCFNNSVGFGLQFAALAGKVYEAAVSQGIGREIPEDLFPDLF; encoded by the coding sequence ATGATACTCGCAATCGACCATCACGACGCCGAACGGCTTCTCGACATGCCCACGAGTCTGGCGGTGCTCGAGGAAGTCTATCGGGACCTGGGCACGGGAGCCGCCATCACGAGTCCCCGCATCGACCTGCTCACCCCCGACTCCTACGTGGACGGCAACGGCAACACGTTGCCCGGCGCCCACAGCCTGAAGACCATGTCCGCGGCCACGCAGAAGTACGCCGCCATCCGCTTCCTCACCGACAAACTCTTCTGGCAGGAGCGCGACGGCAGCTTTCGCCGCGACCGGACCCCGGGCACCCGGCGGTCCCACAGCGTCACGCGCGGCTTGCTCTTCCTCTTCAGCCTGGAGAACGGCGACTTGCTGGCCATGGTCAGCGAAGGGCACATCCGCAATCTCCGGGTAGGTGCCGCGGCGGGTCTCGCGGCTCGGTATCTTGCCAAACCCGACGCCGCCACCGTGGGCGTGTTGGGGACCGGTTTCATGGCTGGGGCGCACGTGGACGCCATGCTGAACGTTACCGACGGGATCAAGTCGATACGGGTTTTCAGTCCCAACCCGGAGCACCGGAAGCGTTTTGTCGAGGACCCGCGGTGGGAGAATTGCCCGGACGTATCGGCCGTCCACAGCGCCGAGGAAGCCATGCGCGGCAGCGACATCGTCATCATCGCCACGAACGCCCTGACGCCGGTGATCCAGACCGCATGGCTGGAACCCGGCATGTACGTGTGCTCGGTGCGCCACTGCGAGATCGCGCCGGACACCTTCGGCCGCTTCGACGTGCTCGCGGTCAACTCCAGGGACAACCTCGGGCCGACGGTCTTCGTCGCCAAGAACGACAAGGGCCCCCTGCCCCAGCAGGTTCTGCTGGACATCGACAAAGGCTACCCGCCCGGCGACGCCGTGGACATCGACTGGGCCCACACCCCGGACCTGCCCGACCTCCTCCTCAATCGCCACCCCGGCCGCACCGACTCCGAGCAGATCACCTGCTTCAACAACAGCGTCGGCTTCGGCCTGCAGTTCGCCGCCCTCGCCGGCAAGGTTTACGAGGCCGCCGTCAGCCAGGGAATAGGGCGAGAGATACCGGAGGATTTGTTCCCGGACCTCTTTTAG
- a CDS encoding 4Fe-4S dicluster domain-containing protein, which yields MIVDIDLEKCTSCGDCDPVCPADIIHMEEQGGRLVPVLKHVEHCVTCFNCEIFCPVQCIDVHPIVRRRPLPW from the coding sequence ATGATCGTCGACATCGACCTCGAGAAGTGCACGAGTTGCGGAGACTGTGACCCGGTCTGCCCCGCGGACATCATCCACATGGAAGAGCAGGGCGGACGGCTCGTGCCCGTGCTCAAGCACGTGGAGCACTGCGTGACCTGCTTCAACTGCGAGATCTTCTGCCCGGTGCAGTGTATCGACGTCCATCCCATCGTGAGGCGCCGGCCGCTTCCGTGGTAA
- a CDS encoding FAD-binding protein produces the protein MLDTIGRLIDTDVLVVGAGAGGLWAALSAKRHLPDGRVTLLDAHMVGRTGHTAFSNAWMVVVTPEDDLDACVRDIVEGNEWIAEQELIHEVLSVSHFQLLEMEKMGLVFPKEDGEFVRRPTRGLKITKVLKPDGGGLEYCWRLRKALEAEGVDLLERVFVTDLARDDDGRVTGAYGIDGRTGEFVIVRAGATVLATNSVTFRAGFVRDLTGTGTHLAYAAGAVLTNAEFGYLRPGTPKFYFEGITFAIQDGARFVNAQGEPFMEHYEPDWADRADVQALSKAMVQEKKEGRSPLYLDMSLIPEEERGQYLQSSVAWMDYFFRKLGDRARIDMFGRTEYYPLFQMTKMGIKTDASCRSSVPGLLAAGLAQASCASHFAGFHIGACNGTGWIAGRSAADDARRFDGPRVSEGQARSVKAEVLAGWRGGDEKSDDDLLRALQSLIFPYEVSILKHETRMRQALEELDAIAERGAQSRAAHVHGFVRLRETRCMVETARLMLEASLLRRESRMSHLREDFPDRDDESWLKWILIEKAGNQPRLWSEPIATPLVPPPTSSN, from the coding sequence ATGCTTGACACGATCGGCAGACTCATCGACACGGACGTGCTCGTCGTCGGCGCGGGCGCCGGCGGGCTCTGGGCCGCGCTGAGCGCCAAGCGGCACCTTCCCGACGGCCGCGTCACCCTGCTCGACGCCCACATGGTGGGACGCACCGGACACACCGCCTTCTCCAACGCGTGGATGGTGGTGGTGACCCCCGAGGACGATCTCGACGCCTGCGTGCGCGACATCGTGGAGGGAAACGAGTGGATCGCCGAGCAGGAACTGATCCACGAGGTCCTGTCCGTCTCTCACTTCCAGTTGCTCGAGATGGAGAAGATGGGGCTCGTGTTCCCCAAGGAGGACGGCGAGTTTGTGCGCCGGCCCACGCGCGGCCTCAAGATCACCAAGGTACTCAAGCCCGACGGCGGCGGGCTGGAATACTGCTGGCGTCTGCGCAAGGCGCTGGAGGCCGAGGGCGTGGACCTGCTGGAGCGAGTCTTCGTCACGGATCTCGCCCGGGATGACGACGGGCGCGTGACCGGCGCCTACGGCATCGACGGGCGCACGGGCGAGTTCGTCATCGTGCGCGCCGGGGCCACCGTGCTGGCCACCAACAGCGTCACGTTCCGCGCCGGCTTTGTCCGGGACCTCACCGGCACCGGCACCCACCTGGCCTACGCCGCGGGCGCGGTGCTCACCAACGCCGAGTTCGGTTATCTCCGGCCGGGCACCCCCAAGTTCTATTTCGAGGGCATCACCTTCGCCATCCAGGACGGCGCCCGCTTCGTCAACGCCCAGGGCGAGCCGTTCATGGAACACTACGAACCCGACTGGGCGGACCGGGCCGACGTGCAGGCGCTGAGCAAAGCCATGGTGCAGGAGAAGAAAGAGGGGAGAAGCCCTCTCTACCTGGACATGTCACTCATCCCGGAAGAGGAGCGCGGCCAATACCTGCAAAGCTCGGTGGCGTGGATGGACTATTTCTTCCGCAAGCTCGGCGACCGCGCGCGCATCGACATGTTCGGCAGGACGGAGTACTACCCGCTGTTCCAGATGACCAAGATGGGAATCAAGACCGACGCCTCGTGCCGCTCCTCGGTCCCGGGCCTCCTGGCCGCCGGACTGGCACAGGCAAGCTGCGCGAGCCACTTCGCCGGCTTCCACATCGGCGCCTGCAACGGCACCGGCTGGATCGCCGGCAGGAGCGCCGCGGACGACGCCCGCCGATTCGATGGGCCGCGGGTGTCCGAGGGACAGGCCCGTTCGGTCAAGGCGGAAGTCCTGGCGGGTTGGCGCGGCGGCGACGAGAAGAGCGACGACGACCTGCTGCGCGCGCTCCAGTCCCTCATCTTCCCGTACGAGGTCTCCATTCTGAAGCACGAAACCCGCATGCGGCAGGCACTGGAAGAGCTGGACGCCATCGCCGAACGCGGCGCCCAAAGCCGCGCCGCCCACGTCCACGGATTCGTGCGCCTGCGCGAGACCCGATGCATGGTCGAGACCGCCCGGCTGATGCTGGAAGCGTCGCTGCTGCGGCGCGAGAGCCGCATGAGCCACCTGCGCGAGGACTTTCCCGACCGCGACGACGAGTCTTGGCTCAAGTGGATCCTGATCGAGAAGGCAGGGAACCAACCCCGCCTGTGGAGCGAACCCATCGCGACACCCCTCGTGCCGCCGCCGACTTCCTCCAATTAA
- a CDS encoding STAS domain-containing protein — translation MDVDVKWGRKGEIVIAMLVGRFSSANAALFERLLENGVDSSDDALILDFENVTFLSSAGLRVALTIAKKFNGPGKKFGICALREGVRGIVEVSGFDKVIPVYDSQVSAVEAFESA, via the coding sequence ATGGACGTCGATGTCAAGTGGGGCAGGAAGGGCGAGATCGTGATCGCCATGCTGGTCGGTCGTTTCAGCAGCGCCAACGCCGCGCTGTTCGAGCGCCTGTTGGAGAACGGTGTCGATTCGTCCGACGACGCCCTTATCCTGGACTTCGAGAACGTGACCTTCCTCAGCAGCGCCGGACTGAGAGTCGCTCTGACCATCGCCAAGAAGTTCAACGGGCCGGGGAAGAAGTTCGGCATATGCGCGCTCCGGGAAGGGGTTCGCGGCATTGTCGAAGTCAGCGGCTTCGACAAGGTCATCCCGGTCTACGATTCGCAGGTTTCGGCGGTGGAGGCGTTCGAAAGCGCCTGA
- a CDS encoding UbiD family decarboxylase translates to MIFDDNRAFVEALRRSGDLVEVEKEVSWDLELGAISRLACEKDGPAVWFKRVTDYVDDVSVFVNPVATWRRIAIALGLPPTATVREIYEAYEKGEGNPIDPVEVEEAPCKQVVRKGPDANLFDLPTPMLHEGDGGRYLGTWDLVISKDVDSGWVNWGMYRFMVYDAHHLTGFPRPTSHLGKVFQEHYAAKGKPMPLAIAIGTDPLSHFAAAATYALGGDEASLAGGLRGRPVEMIRCETSDLLVPAHSEIVIEGEVLPDRVGLEGPYGEYPGYRTGEMGNGILFRTTAITHREKPVLTVDATGYKDDSSTVTALSGALAIKRRLERHGVPVRDVYVPPEGAVHLAVMSVDYGGQEVARKVLQVLTSRRALLSKLFLVDTDTDVYDIGKVLHAFSTKCHPANGIHVIHYEGRANTLTPCYSQAERAAQKGATVLYDCTWPGEWSREWETPVKATLDSIFSEEVREKVLKNWSDYGFKQ, encoded by the coding sequence ATGATTTTCGACGACAATCGCGCCTTCGTGGAGGCACTGCGGCGGTCCGGCGACCTGGTGGAAGTGGAGAAGGAAGTGAGCTGGGACCTGGAACTCGGCGCCATCAGCCGCCTGGCGTGTGAGAAGGACGGCCCGGCGGTTTGGTTCAAGCGCGTCACGGACTACGTGGACGACGTCTCGGTTTTCGTCAATCCGGTGGCCACGTGGCGGCGCATCGCCATCGCCCTGGGGCTCCCGCCCACCGCCACGGTCCGGGAAATCTACGAAGCCTACGAGAAGGGGGAGGGCAACCCCATCGATCCGGTGGAGGTCGAGGAAGCCCCGTGCAAGCAGGTGGTCCGCAAGGGGCCGGACGCCAACCTGTTCGATCTGCCCACTCCCATGCTGCACGAGGGCGACGGCGGGCGTTACCTGGGCACCTGGGATCTGGTCATCTCCAAGGACGTGGACAGCGGCTGGGTCAACTGGGGCATGTACCGGTTCATGGTCTACGACGCACACCATCTGACCGGCTTCCCGCGCCCCACGAGCCACCTGGGCAAGGTGTTCCAGGAACACTACGCGGCCAAGGGAAAGCCCATGCCCTTGGCCATCGCCATCGGCACCGACCCTTTGTCGCACTTCGCCGCGGCCGCCACCTATGCCCTGGGGGGCGACGAGGCCAGCCTGGCAGGCGGCTTGCGCGGGCGTCCGGTGGAGATGATCCGCTGCGAAACCAGTGACTTGCTGGTGCCGGCCCATTCCGAGATCGTCATCGAGGGTGAGGTGCTGCCCGACCGGGTGGGGTTGGAAGGTCCCTATGGCGAGTACCCGGGCTACCGCACCGGCGAGATGGGCAACGGCATCCTGTTTCGCACCACCGCCATCACCCACCGGGAGAAGCCCGTGCTCACGGTGGACGCCACCGGCTACAAGGACGACAGCTCCACGGTGACCGCCTTGTCCGGCGCCCTGGCCATCAAGCGCCGGCTGGAGCGCCACGGCGTGCCGGTGCGGGACGTTTACGTGCCGCCGGAGGGGGCCGTGCATCTGGCGGTGATGAGCGTGGACTACGGCGGCCAGGAGGTGGCCCGGAAGGTGCTCCAGGTGCTGACTTCGCGCCGGGCGCTGCTGTCGAAACTCTTCCTGGTGGACACCGACACCGACGTGTACGATATCGGCAAGGTGCTGCATGCCTTCTCCACCAAGTGCCACCCGGCCAACGGCATCCACGTGATCCACTACGAAGGCCGGGCCAACACGCTGACGCCGTGCTACAGCCAGGCGGAGCGGGCGGCCCAGAAGGGGGCCACGGTACTTTACGACTGCACCTGGCCCGGCGAGTGGTCGCGGGAGTGGGAGACGCCGGTGAAGGCCACCCTGGATTCGATCTTCTCGGAAGAGGTGCGGGAGAAGGTGCTGAAGAACTGGAGCGACTATGGCTTCAAGCAGTGA
- a CDS encoding AMP-binding protein, with protein sequence MTAASSPYPGAPESREIENAPPELIRKLQGERLAALVQRSWDHIPFYRERWKAAGIEPGDIRTAGDIHKLPVIRKSDFEDSLRFHPPFGDYQGDFPAVRVQASSGTSGNPKPFFFTRNDWDIIARLWSRRFHAQGVREGDILQIVFAYTLFIVGFTASEGAMHLGALVVPTGSGSVTPSERQVKIARDWGVTVLAGTPSYVLHLADVAEGQGFDLRKDFNLRRTIHTSETMTEAARRAIESRWGVSAYDNFGSVETGSPTFECEERNGYHVNEDAYIFEVLDPATHEPVPPGREGVLVVTCLFKEAAPVIRYNIEDLCTFIEDDCGCGRTFRRISKLQGRLSDMVKVSGIPFYPTSVETALERLPQLTREYRVTVDRVGQRDTLTVEVEMRPGAEAGDGIKRQLERELKVATNLSMEAMLLSPGELGRSLGVENRIKVRRIRDRRPA encoded by the coding sequence ATGACGGCCGCGAGTTCACCGTATCCCGGCGCACCCGAAAGCCGGGAGATCGAGAACGCGCCGCCGGAACTCATCCGGAAACTCCAGGGAGAGCGCCTGGCCGCCCTGGTACAGCGCTCCTGGGACCACATCCCGTTCTACCGCGAGCGCTGGAAGGCGGCGGGCATCGAGCCCGGCGACATCCGCACGGCCGGCGACATTCACAAGCTCCCGGTCATCCGCAAGAGCGACTTCGAGGACAGCCTCAGATTCCATCCGCCGTTCGGCGACTACCAGGGCGACTTCCCCGCCGTGCGGGTCCAGGCCAGCTCCGGCACCTCGGGCAATCCCAAACCTTTCTTCTTCACGCGCAACGACTGGGACATCATCGCCCGGCTGTGGAGCCGGCGCTTCCATGCCCAGGGGGTGAGGGAAGGGGACATCCTCCAGATCGTGTTTGCCTATACGCTCTTCATCGTGGGGTTCACCGCCTCCGAGGGCGCCATGCACCTGGGCGCGCTGGTGGTGCCCACGGGCAGCGGCAGCGTCACCCCGAGCGAGCGGCAGGTGAAGATCGCCCGGGACTGGGGCGTCACCGTGCTCGCGGGAACCCCGTCCTACGTGCTCCATCTGGCCGACGTGGCCGAAGGGCAGGGCTTCGACCTCCGGAAGGACTTCAACCTGCGGCGCACGATCCATACCTCCGAGACCATGACCGAGGCCGCGCGGCGGGCCATCGAGAGCCGCTGGGGCGTGTCCGCCTACGACAACTTCGGCAGCGTGGAGACCGGCTCCCCCACCTTCGAGTGCGAGGAACGGAACGGTTACCACGTCAACGAGGACGCCTACATCTTCGAGGTGCTGGACCCGGCCACCCACGAGCCGGTGCCGCCGGGCCGGGAGGGCGTGCTGGTGGTCACCTGCCTCTTCAAGGAGGCGGCGCCGGTGATCCGCTACAACATCGAGGACCTGTGCACCTTCATCGAGGACGACTGCGGCTGCGGGCGCACCTTCCGGCGCATCTCGAAGCTTCAGGGCCGGCTGAGCGACATGGTCAAGGTGAGCGGCATCCCGTTCTATCCCACCTCGGTGGAGACCGCCCTGGAGCGGCTGCCGCAGCTCACCCGCGAGTACCGGGTCACCGTGGACCGGGTGGGACAGCGGGACACGCTGACGGTGGAAGTGGAGATGCGTCCCGGCGCGGAGGCCGGCGACGGGATCAAGCGGCAACTGGAGCGGGAGCTCAAGGTGGCGACGAACCTCAGCATGGAAGCCATGCTCCTGTCGCCGGGCGAGCTTGGCCGTTCCCTCGGGGTCGAGAACCGCATCAAGGTGCGCCGGATTCGGGACCGGAGACCGGCCTGA